A portion of the Microlunatus phosphovorus NM-1 genome contains these proteins:
- a CDS encoding MFS transporter — MDQSSEDTANSASANPVLGRSQRLDRLPFSRQHGKLLVGSGIGWALDAMDIGLVSFVLAALATQWSLSPGELSAIASIGFVGMAIGASLGGLLADRIGRRQVFALTLLVYGLATGASALATGVGMLLMLRFLVGLGLGAELPVASTLVSEYAPARIRGRVVVALEAFWALGWLAAAVIGYLVVPSSADGWRWAFALGVVPAAYALVVRWGLPESVRFLERRGRDADAEAAVRRFESSAGVPAPSPIDQLAAVQVSAGQNPIGQGTNGQSASAPPSWLALWSPAYRRRTLALWLTWFGTNFSYYGAFIWLPTLLVASGFTLVKSFEFTLIITLAQLPGYALSAILIERWGRRPTLALFLAGSALSAVAFGLAGSVPAVLATGMALSFCNLGAWGALYAVTPEVYPTQLRATGAGSAAAFGRLASIIAPLLVPLLSTTTGLTGLFAIFALAFAIAAVAALALPELRGRALED; from the coding sequence GTGGACCAGTCGTCTGAGGACACAGCCAACTCTGCTTCGGCAAACCCTGTCCTGGGCAGATCGCAACGGCTCGATCGGCTGCCGTTCAGCCGACAGCACGGCAAGCTGCTCGTCGGCTCGGGTATCGGCTGGGCGCTGGATGCCATGGACATCGGCCTGGTGTCCTTCGTGCTGGCTGCCCTGGCCACCCAGTGGTCTCTCTCGCCCGGCGAGCTCTCCGCGATCGCCTCGATCGGCTTCGTCGGGATGGCGATCGGCGCCAGCCTCGGCGGGCTGCTCGCCGACCGGATCGGTCGCCGCCAGGTCTTCGCTTTGACCCTGCTGGTGTATGGATTGGCCACCGGTGCCTCGGCGCTGGCCACCGGCGTGGGCATGCTGCTGATGCTGCGGTTCCTGGTCGGTCTCGGGCTGGGCGCCGAACTGCCGGTGGCCTCCACCCTGGTCAGCGAATATGCACCAGCCAGGATCCGCGGTCGAGTCGTCGTCGCCTTGGAGGCGTTCTGGGCCCTCGGCTGGCTGGCCGCGGCGGTGATCGGCTACCTGGTGGTGCCCTCCTCGGCCGACGGGTGGCGATGGGCGTTTGCGTTGGGTGTGGTCCCGGCGGCGTACGCGCTGGTGGTCCGCTGGGGATTGCCGGAGTCGGTGCGGTTCCTGGAGCGCCGTGGCCGAGACGCCGATGCCGAAGCGGCGGTCCGCCGGTTCGAGAGCTCGGCCGGAGTTCCGGCGCCGAGTCCTATCGATCAGCTCGCGGCTGTCCAGGTCTCCGCCGGCCAGAATCCGATCGGCCAGGGCACGAACGGCCAGAGTGCGAGCGCGCCGCCGTCGTGGCTGGCGCTGTGGTCGCCGGCCTATCGACGCCGGACGCTCGCCTTGTGGCTGACCTGGTTCGGCACCAACTTCTCCTACTACGGCGCGTTCATCTGGCTCCCGACGCTGCTGGTGGCCTCGGGTTTCACGCTGGTGAAGTCATTCGAGTTCACGCTGATCATCACGCTGGCTCAGCTGCCCGGCTATGCGCTCTCCGCGATCCTGATCGAGCGCTGGGGCCGCCGACCGACGCTGGCGCTCTTTCTGGCCGGCTCGGCCCTGAGCGCCGTCGCTTTCGGCCTGGCCGGCTCCGTACCGGCCGTGCTCGCCACCGGGATGGCCCTGTCGTTCTGCAATCTCGGCGCCTGGGGCGCGCTGTATGCGGTGACCCCCGAGGTCTATCCGACACAGCTGCGGGCCACCGGTGCCGGCAGCGCGGCCGCCTTCGGCCGGCTCGCCTCGATCATCGCGCCCCTGCTGGTGCCGTTGCTGAGCACGACCACTGGTCTCACCGGGCTGTTCGCGATTTTCGCGCTGGCCTTCGCCATCGCCGCCGTCGCCGCACTGGCACTGCCGGAGTTGCGCGGCCGGGCATTGGAAGACTGA
- a CDS encoding S8 family peptidase: MSPVQQRYHGMYDPLAAYNARALEPGKAIRTSDSSASSTLYIADSILVEGAPESDEITDFQAWLLENKHILAVPDRRNVAVFNTRVRDERTTPWVTPMTLAPAPGHAVTIDSWTLIQQYRAAVQRGEGDDHKRATPERDPAADAPAAAEREMPERTECGERPILAPTRVGLDHLMGASILGQSMTVGGTKTIGVTKTIGVTKTIGVGFSDEYAIPGLGGRTPVSYVGADPLRSGRKDAPVVALFDTGIGKHRWLEQGVTVVGSNPGSVCAEDTGICHDQLEGRLDDFAGHGTFIAGLLRQTCPDASLIMFPVMDSSGYVPESAMITAFEELAAMRIKGTAVDAISMSFGYYHEEEDKSKTASLYNTLKNLSTEKDRRGRTVVMVASAGNDATDRPLLPAAFADDVDNLTSVGARNPNDTVALFSNAGAWVKTYWTGSQLMSTLPETFTKGGIQPTARTEWDQRQRESLDLDDFSSGFATWSGTSFAAPAFLGRCLQVHLDEPGSELANVVRDVAEKHSH, encoded by the coding sequence ATGAGTCCAGTGCAGCAGCGATACCACGGCATGTACGACCCGCTTGCGGCGTACAACGCCCGGGCGCTCGAGCCCGGCAAAGCGATTCGGACCTCGGACAGCAGCGCATCGTCAACGCTGTACATCGCCGACAGCATCCTTGTCGAGGGCGCTCCGGAGAGCGACGAGATCACCGACTTCCAAGCTTGGCTTCTGGAGAACAAGCACATCCTTGCGGTCCCTGACCGTCGAAATGTTGCCGTCTTCAACACTCGGGTCAGGGACGAGCGCACAACGCCCTGGGTCACCCCGATGACGTTGGCTCCGGCCCCCGGACATGCCGTCACGATCGACTCCTGGACGCTGATCCAGCAATACCGCGCGGCGGTGCAGCGTGGCGAAGGCGACGATCACAAGCGGGCGACACCTGAGCGGGATCCTGCTGCCGATGCTCCAGCGGCGGCTGAACGCGAGATGCCAGAACGTACCGAATGCGGGGAGCGGCCGATCCTGGCGCCGACAAGGGTGGGCTTGGATCACCTGATGGGGGCGAGTATCCTCGGCCAGTCGATGACCGTCGGCGGCACCAAGACGATCGGCGTGACCAAGACCATCGGCGTCACGAAAACGATCGGCGTCGGGTTCAGCGATGAATACGCGATCCCAGGCCTCGGTGGACGGACGCCTGTGTCCTACGTCGGTGCCGATCCACTCCGGAGTGGGCGGAAGGACGCACCGGTTGTCGCCCTGTTCGACACCGGTATCGGCAAGCACCGTTGGCTGGAGCAGGGAGTCACCGTCGTCGGATCGAACCCCGGATCGGTCTGCGCGGAGGACACCGGCATCTGTCACGATCAACTCGAAGGCCGACTGGACGACTTCGCCGGACACGGCACCTTCATCGCCGGCCTGCTCCGGCAGACCTGTCCAGATGCCAGTCTGATCATGTTCCCGGTGATGGATTCCAGCGGGTACGTGCCGGAGTCGGCCATGATCACCGCCTTCGAAGAACTCGCCGCCATGCGGATCAAGGGCACTGCGGTCGACGCGATCTCGATGTCGTTCGGCTACTACCACGAGGAAGAGGACAAGTCGAAGACGGCGTCGCTCTACAACACCTTGAAGAACCTCTCGACCGAGAAGGACCGGCGTGGCAGGACCGTAGTCATGGTCGCTTCCGCCGGCAACGACGCCACCGACCGGCCACTGCTGCCCGCGGCCTTCGCCGACGACGTCGACAACCTGACGAGCGTGGGTGCCCGCAACCCGAACGACACCGTGGCCCTGTTCAGCAACGCCGGCGCTTGGGTCAAGACCTATTGGACGGGCTCCCAACTGATGAGCACCCTGCCGGAGACGTTCACCAAAGGCGGCATCCAGCCCACGGCGCGCACCGAGTGGGATCAGCGCCAGCGTGAGTCGCTGGACCTCGATGACTTCAGTTCGGGGTTTGCGACCTGGTCTGGAACCTCGTTCGCAGCGCCTGCCTTCCTCGGCCGTTGCCTGCAGGTCCACCTGGATGAGCCGGGCTCCGAACTAGCGAACGTCGTACGCGATGTCGCCGAAAAACACAGTCATTGA
- a CDS encoding CHAT domain-containing protein encodes MAKAAVEMSGIEVALATMERSLDWSTCLADQELTALMLSQKALILFRGGRLEEAEQTFADALDLMREGDRDAIRVLLNRGALFVEMGVIGRARLDLATAVQLSRPLGDTQFQHIALHNLGCLEFTSGDLPTALRLMQEALEVDSQTLEGLTHLDRSRVLLAAGLPDEADAALAQAGELFRRDRCWQDLAEVDLTRAEVALLTGRVAEARLLAGRARDRFRRHGNDRWRRNAELVLLHADQAAGRPPARLLPPTRRLAAEFAAADFGQQARSTLLLAAELELERHQTDAADILLDQIGTVGRTEPIAVRLHHRLVRAVSLERHDRLPAARRSLAQGLRELAAYQAQFGGIDLQSASAIHGRRLVEHDVDLAIRSGRAVAVLAAVERSRAVTSRIQPVTPPADEATAGLLTALRRAAETAADDVQAGARPLSATGTRRAPASPALRQVADLQAQLRTRSWLNSGSRAWQPPAPVRDLRAAAATDGCHLVTVIEHRGHIGSVTITEGGRMRLRELADAETVRGWQRRLAADLDVLANAGLPEAMKAAVRRSLRHSAAELGRLLGPAIVDDDRPVVLSSPGSLLTLPWSLLPPLAGRPLTVAPSLSGWLRGRTRLAGAAPADRWSMTAVAGPGLARAQEEAADVAASWSAGADVRQLPGATPAELLEAMATSRLVHVAAHGVHRSENPMFSSLSLTSGPLFAYELDQRPQLPEHVVLSACDAGQSTVRATETLGLTSVLLQLGTASVVAGVARVHDDTAAKIMTGYHRHLVRGANAAEALCAAAAGVEEPSPFVCFGTAWRA; translated from the coding sequence ATGGCGAAGGCCGCCGTCGAGATGAGCGGTATCGAAGTCGCATTGGCCACCATGGAACGCTCCCTGGACTGGTCGACCTGCCTCGCCGACCAGGAATTGACTGCGCTGATGCTCAGCCAGAAGGCCCTCATCCTGTTTCGTGGCGGGCGACTCGAGGAAGCCGAGCAGACGTTCGCCGACGCCCTCGACCTGATGCGCGAAGGCGACCGCGATGCCATCCGAGTGCTCCTCAATCGCGGCGCGCTCTTCGTGGAGATGGGCGTGATCGGCCGTGCTCGTCTGGATCTGGCGACGGCGGTTCAGCTCTCCCGCCCGCTCGGCGATACCCAGTTCCAGCACATCGCCCTGCATAACCTGGGCTGCCTGGAGTTCACCTCCGGCGATCTACCAACGGCCCTGCGGCTGATGCAGGAAGCGCTCGAGGTCGACAGCCAGACGCTGGAAGGGCTCACCCATCTCGATCGGTCCCGGGTGCTGCTGGCGGCGGGACTCCCCGATGAAGCTGACGCCGCACTGGCCCAGGCGGGCGAGCTTTTCCGGCGGGATCGGTGCTGGCAGGACCTGGCCGAGGTGGATCTGACCCGAGCAGAGGTGGCGCTGCTGACCGGCCGGGTCGCCGAGGCGCGGCTGTTGGCGGGCCGGGCGCGGGATCGCTTCCGGCGGCACGGGAACGACCGCTGGCGACGCAACGCCGAGTTGGTGCTGCTGCACGCCGACCAGGCTGCCGGGCGGCCACCGGCCCGGCTGCTCCCGCCGACGCGGCGACTGGCGGCCGAGTTCGCCGCGGCCGACTTCGGCCAGCAGGCGCGGAGCACGCTGCTGCTGGCGGCCGAACTCGAACTCGAGCGGCACCAGACCGATGCGGCCGACATTCTGCTCGACCAGATCGGCACAGTCGGCAGGACCGAGCCGATCGCCGTCCGGCTGCATCATCGCCTGGTTCGGGCGGTCAGCTTGGAACGGCACGATCGGCTGCCGGCGGCACGCCGCTCGCTCGCTCAAGGGTTGCGAGAACTCGCCGCCTATCAGGCCCAGTTCGGCGGCATCGACCTGCAAAGCGCGAGCGCAATTCACGGTCGCAGGCTGGTGGAGCACGACGTCGACCTCGCGATCCGCTCCGGCCGCGCCGTCGCCGTGCTGGCCGCCGTCGAACGGTCGCGAGCCGTCACCAGCCGAATTCAACCGGTCACCCCGCCGGCCGACGAGGCCACCGCCGGGCTGCTCACCGCGCTGCGGCGCGCCGCCGAGACGGCTGCCGACGACGTGCAAGCCGGCGCCCGACCACTGTCGGCGACAGGGACGCGGAGGGCTCCGGCGTCGCCGGCCCTGCGGCAGGTCGCCGACCTACAAGCACAACTGCGTACCCGCTCCTGGTTGAACAGCGGCAGCCGCGCCTGGCAGCCGCCGGCACCGGTCCGTGACCTGCGCGCCGCGGCCGCCACGGACGGTTGTCATCTGGTCACCGTCATCGAGCACCGCGGGCACATCGGCTCCGTCACCATCACCGAGGGCGGCCGGATGCGACTGCGGGAACTCGCCGACGCGGAAACCGTCCGTGGCTGGCAGCGCCGGCTGGCTGCCGACCTGGACGTGCTGGCCAATGCCGGGCTGCCCGAGGCGATGAAAGCAGCCGTCAGGCGTTCCCTGCGGCACAGCGCAGCCGAGCTCGGCCGGCTGCTCGGTCCAGCGATCGTCGACGACGACCGGCCGGTGGTGCTCAGTTCACCCGGCAGCCTGCTGACACTGCCCTGGTCGCTGCTGCCGCCGTTGGCCGGACGCCCGCTGACTGTGGCTCCCTCGCTCAGTGGCTGGCTCCGCGGGCGTACCAGATTGGCCGGCGCCGCCCCCGCGGATCGCTGGTCGATGACGGCCGTGGCAGGACCAGGGCTGGCCCGCGCCCAGGAAGAGGCCGCCGACGTGGCCGCCAGCTGGTCGGCCGGTGCCGACGTACGCCAGCTGCCGGGGGCGACGCCCGCCGAGCTGCTGGAGGCGATGGCGACCAGCCGACTCGTCCACGTCGCCGCCCACGGCGTCCACCGGAGCGAGAACCCGATGTTCTCGTCGCTGTCCCTGACCTCCGGACCGCTGTTCGCCTACGAGCTGGACCAGCGCCCGCAGCTGCCCGAGCACGTCGTGTTGTCGGCTTGCGATGCCGGACAAAGCACTGTGCGAGCCACCGAGACCTTGGGCCTGACCAGCGTTCTGCTCCAGCTGGGCACGGCCAGCGTGGTCGCCGGAGTCGCCCGCGTGCACGACGACACCGCCGCCAAGATCATGACCGGCTACCACCGCCACCTGGTTCGGGGGGCAAATGCGGCCGAGGCGTTGTGCGCCGCCGCGGCCGGAGTCGAGGAGCCGAGTCCGTTCGTCTGCTTCGGCACGGCCTGGCGCGCCTGA